Below is a window of Anabas testudineus chromosome 10, fAnaTes1.2, whole genome shotgun sequence DNA.
ACTATGTGTCAAATGCAGGCAAGTCTCACCGTTAAtcaattaatgaattaattaatgcaCTAGGAACCTAGATTaaaaattattactattatttacttaaatacaaTGGATACATACtatataaagacattttgaaaatatagaCCAGATGTGGTCATTTATATAGATAAACTATGGAAGTTTAGTGCGAATGTGAATTCACAAACGGATATTAatagaatattaataataatggatATGCATTGTTTCTCTGGGTTATTTAATAGATGAAGACATGATGGCTTATTGTCTTGTAATACTGTCCTTCTCCACCTGGAGTTGTCTTATCAAAGACTGCACATATTTTGGAAAtgataatattaaaatgaactgtTCCACTTGTGTTGTCAGGTTTTTGTACCGACACCTGCTGATGTTCTTCAGCAAAACAGCCAATCTGACAGACAGGTCAATCTTCCACCAGAACAGTGGCAGCAGCCTCCTCTCTCTCAAGAGCGGGATCACCCTTCACCTTTATGTGAACCAGCTCCCAAAGGGTGCAGCCCAGATCCCTTCCAAGCTGTGAGTGCTTCATTACCAGCTTCAACCCTTTTAACTGGAGAAATCTGTCCTGTTATTGTAtagtttatttataattttgtaATTAAAGTAATAGCAACCAAATATTAGAAGTAATATCAGGAGGATTAGTGTCAACCTGTGTATGGAAGCATAACGTTTTTACAAATGGAAAGGTTTCAAGTGCTTCAGCTGAGTGCTTTATATCCAGACGTCTGAACCCGCTTTCCATTTCGGCATGGCAAGTCAACAGCGAGATCAGCCTACATCTGTCAGTGGAGGGCAAGGTATTGTACTGTTACGTTGTCTTATATGGGGGATTTAGTGTGGCTTGTGCAGCTTTTACCTTAATAACTAACTACAACTcgatttgtttcttttcaaagGTGTTCTCAGTTTTCTCGTCAGCCTTCGATCAGTCTGCATCAAAGGTGGTCAGCATGTCCACCGCTGACAAGATCACTCAGTGGCAAGTGCTAGGATACCAGGGAGCCTTGCTCAGCCACTTTATCGAGCCAGTCTATGTCCAGAGCATCCTTATAGGCAAGTGAATAAGTCAAATCATTCTTCTTGGGCTAGGCTAATCAGGGATGGCGTTCAAAAAACAGAACTAGAATTACAATAGCAGAATCATTTCAGGTGAGGTAGTATAGCTAGGGTAATGGTGCAGAATCCTGGACGTCTTGAACTCGTGTTGGTGTTTATTTTTGGTTGTTGATTGTAGTGAAGCTTAAACCAACCACAACATTACATTCCCCTGTCAGTTTGAATTTTGTCATTGATTGGATATAAGGACACTCTGAACTTATTGACACCCGTCGATCTAAACAGGCATTACTTTTTTCACATGCTGACGGCTCACAAGGTTAAAACCACAAGTTGTCACATGTGGCCACCAGTCATTGTGTTCTGTAAACAGAAaggtgttctttttttttttgttttgttttgttttttctttttaatggtGGTTGGTCATACACAGATATCACAACCAGCCAATAAATTCCCCAACATATATCATCTAATTATGAAATATCCTACTCAAGTTTCCATGATAGATTTTATAAAGGACATTTGTGTTATATTAAATTTTTCCATCTGACTGTGACCTCTCCTTTTTTCATAATCGTAATGACTCTATGACCTGCATTTGTCCAATTGATGATGAAGGGAAAGTCCAAAATTGGTTGTTTGATGTATGTAAAAATATAGCAAACTAGGTATTCTTCTCATAATcaatatctttatttataacTGTGTATGATTTTTGAATTTAATTCTTTCTTTGTGCATTTTTCCTACcatgtttatattattaaatgacgtgtcattttttaacataaaagcATGAAGAATGAAGACAGAAAGGTCTAACATGGTATGCTTCTACAAGGAGGCAAAAGCTAAAATCCCACAAATAAATGACAGAATGAAggaatgatgatgataatagtAATATTATTCCATAATCAGAAGGTTGTGCACAGGTCAGACTGTTAAATCTTACAGGTGATTCCAGCTGCAGTGATATCCGTGGCATGGAGATCTCTGTGAACCAGCGCGTGGAGGGGATCACATCTCAACTGCCTATGTTCTACTGCATGATGAGGCCCCACATCAGTCTAGTGCCATCTGTGGCTACTAATAATATCTCCGACAGTGGCCACATGACTTACGGTATCAACTGGAGTGAAGGAGATGGTTCACTAGAGGTTGTGGATGGTCTGGACGGCAAAACGGTCGAGGAGTAAGGATGACTGGGCTGGAATTTGGCATTATGGTGTCATACAATTAGCTCCATAACTATTTGACACAATTTTATCAGTGAGGCTCTGCCTGTCACCACagtggatttaaaataaaataactgtcagctttaatttaagggTCGGGGTAATTAATTTGCGTGTTTATTAATATAAAGTAAGAGTCTTAACAATACAGCCACTGTGTTTTTAGTTAATTTCAGTTTCTTAATTGATGAACTAAGCCAGATTTAATTGCTCTTATTTGTTTCTAGCATTGTCTGTTTACTTGGCAGATATTTTCTAACACTATATGTTACAATATGTTGTTGTAGATCTCCTTTTAAGAGTGGCTCTGCTCTGGCAAGCCGTCTTTGCAAAGCAGCAATGCTGCACCGCTTCAAGCTGGTGGCCAAAGAGGCACAGAGGAAGGACCTTCTGACCACAATCTCCTACAGAGAAGCAAAGGTAACCTTTAAATCTcctataaacattaaaaatgtctggTAATTCTATTACCTCTattatttactgttgttttgcCATTAAAGAGGATGGCGAAGCCGTACCAGGAGGCCAAGAACGTGTTGAGGGCATACCTGTTGCAGCAGGGTTTTGGTTCCTGGCTGGTCAAGCTGTCGGTTAGTGATAACttcaacatgtaaataaaaccaaGTATTGAATGGAGAAAAAGCTACATAATGGAAGAAATTGTGTTGAGATTTTTAAGTTTAGTTAGTTAGCACTTGTTAAACTATAGAACTATGTTAGTTAtaggatgtttttgttgtggtttctAAAGGGATTAAAATCAATCCCTGTTCATATCAGTTTTGAGACTTGCacttaatacaaataataataatttgtataGTAGACGTCTTTTGTAGAACAGTTTTGAGTTGTAGCCCACCACAGGCCTTTAACTGTGGTGACAGGTCTGCTTTCTGCAATTAACATACTGATGAATATGCCACATATTTGTTTGTAGTGAAGAACATTGTGTAATGAAAAGGAGCATTCACATTGTGCGGTGAAAGCCTCTTCTCTCAAACTTTTGATCTTTGCCTTTGTGGGGTGCGTATTTGATATAAAGTCGAAAGTGTGACAGAAGAATTATGTTACTATTGTTACATAAAC
It encodes the following:
- the adad1 gene encoding adenosine deaminase domain-containing protein 1: MIPVGGSFRGSRGAGFAQILMKNGPATPGLTESYEPQSTLSVSTDYIKEALVQQVKSTYNPGPAVKPKTSPKILIEKYMRGETHAVSLLHQLAQTLQFHLEIRETVTTGDTPGLYFAFCVVIDGVKYKTGMGTTKKDARLKAAELSLQDLLPTLGNLKSFLPEPSDVPPPLPVKEELSISDIHPRRAVRERKNSVNLQILHAVRDQLTKLMSIHPEFSACAGTTAAFIMQTSSGCEVVALGTGNYNTKENASSGRVLHDSHAVVTARRSLMRFLYRHLLMFFSKTANLTDRSIFHQNSGSSLLSLKSGITLHLYVNQLPKGAAQIPSKLRLNPLSISAWQVNSEISLHLSVEGKVFSVFSSAFDQSASKVVSMSTADKITQWQVLGYQGALLSHFIEPVYVQSILIGDSSCSDIRGMEISVNQRVEGITSQLPMFYCMMRPHISLVPSVATNNISDSGHMTYGINWSEGDGSLEVVDGLDGKTVEESPFKSGSALASRLCKAAMLHRFKLVAKEAQRKDLLTTISYREAKRMAKPYQEAKNVLRAYLLQQGFGSWLVKLSVSDNFNM